From the genome of Nicotiana sylvestris chromosome 2, ASM39365v2, whole genome shotgun sequence, one region includes:
- the LOC104245418 gene encoding uncharacterized protein — protein MASFSSKSNTNRSISLPSRSHPATQKIEEELSKLKNWEFSASPTAEAVYNGLLGLVEVHKCMGDLLNLPLTLQALSQCQDKKWVNEILDKSVRFLDICGTTREIVSQFKENVKDVQSLLRRRKGDLSMETSSINYVSFRKKIKKDAKNLVTILKKMDHEVVEVMEIDQLVSAVIRVLREVTTMGISVFQMVLVFLSAPVSKPISKWSLVSRLVNKGDQDNVNEIESADFAFNSLFKYGCNEAEKIQFVQSKLENLEAHFECIEDGLDNIFRCLIRSRSTLLNVVSCQ, from the coding sequence atggCTAGCTTTTCTTCAAAATCCAATACTAACAGATCCATCAGTTTACCAAGCAGATCACATCCAGCTACCCAGAAAATTGAAGAGGAGCTCAGTAAGCTCAAGAATTGGGAATTTTCAGCTTCACCAACTGCAGAAGCTGTTTATAATGGTTTACTTGGTTTGGTAGAAGTGCATAAGTGCATGGGTGATCTTCTCAACTTGCCCCTCACTCTTCAAGCCCTTTCCCAATGCCAAGACAAAAAATGGGTCAACGAAATTTTGGATAAATCTGTGAGATTTCTTGATATTTGTGGGACCACGAGGGAGATAGTGTCACAGTTTAAAGAAAATGTTAAAGATGTTCAGTCTTTATTGAGAAGGAGAAAGGGAGATTTAAGCATGGAAACCAGCAGCATTAACTATGTTTCTTTCAGGAAGAAGATAAAGAAAGATGCCAAAAACTTAGTTAcaattttaaagaaaatggatCATGAGGTGGTTGAAGTAATGGAGATTGATCAACTTGTCTCAGCTGTTATTAGAGTGCTAAGAGAAGTTACCACAATGGGAATTTCAGTATTCCAAATGGTGTTGGTTTTCTTGTCAGCCCCAGTTTCTAAGCCAATAAGCAAATGGTCTTTGGTTTCAAGATTGGTGAACAAGGGAGATCAAGACAATGTAAATGAGATAGAAAGTGCTGATTTTGCATTCAACAGCCTTTTCAAGTATGGTTGTAATGAAGCGGAGAAGATACAGTTTGTGCAGAGCAAATTGGAAAATCTGGAAGCTCATTTTGAATGCATTGAGGATGGCCTGGACAATATATTTAGATGCTTGATCAGATCAAGGAGCACACTCCTGAATGTTGTCTCTTGCCAATGA